TAGTTGGTCGGTTTCGCCGAGGCCGCACCCGAGGCCACGAAGCCGAAATCGACCGAGCCATTCGCGGGCAACGTGCTGTCCCAAGTCTCACCCACGACCGTGTAGTGATTGCCCGTGTGGCTGACGACTTTGGCGTTCCAGATCGATGTGATGTTGGCGGCCATGTCGAATTCGAGTCGCCAGGCCGAGATGCTCGCGGCCTGGTGGCTTTCGAGCCGCAGATCGGCCTGAAATCCGGAATTCCAGGCGTTGGTCACCGCGTAGACCGGCGTAACCGACGCGGTCATCAGAGCGCGGGTTTCGAGTCGCTCGATGCTGAGCGTTCGATGGCGCTGTCGGGCCGTGGATGGTTGCTCTTCATTGCGGCGACGCGAGTCGCCGCCGATGAACCAATCGGGGATGTAGCGCATGAGACCTCTGCTGCTGTGGGGCTCAGATTGCTTGCAAGATTGCGAATTCAATTCCGCGATATGCGGAGGGAGATAGGCGACAAGGAAGCTGCGTCTCGATCGATGCTAACTAGCACTACGCGGCCCAATTGCGATGGGTTCCGAACACTGGGCAATCTTCGTGGACCGAAGCAATCGTGGAGCGTCGATCAACCGCGTTGACCGCTACAATCGGCCGTAGACGCACTGTCTGCGTGGTCTGAAATGGGCCGACGTATACGTAGGGAAGTAGATTTTACTGCCCGGCCTTGAGCGATGTCAGAAAGGCCAATAGATCGCGCAGCTCGTCGGGCGTCATGGTTCGATCGAGACCCTGCGGCATGATAGACACGCGACTGGGTTCAATTTCCTCGATCTCATCGCGACGAATCGGCGCCTCCGAGCGGTCGGCGGTCATCAGATAGACATCGTCCGCGGTTTCGCGGCGGATGATCCCCGACATCGCCAGCCCAGCCGAAGTGACGAGGGTCACAGGTTCGTAGCCGCGTGCGAACGTCGCGCTGGGAAAGGCTACGGCTTCCAAGAGCTCGCGGCGCGTGCGTGTCTCGCCAATCTGCGAAAGGTCGGGGCCGACC
Above is a window of Planctomycetia bacterium DNA encoding:
- a CDS encoding cellulose binding domain-containing protein, whose protein sequence is MRYIPDWFIGGDSRRRNEEQPSTARQRHRTLSIERLETRALMTASVTPVYAVTNAWNSGFQADLRLESHQAASISAWRLEFDMAANITSIWNAKVVSHTGNHYTVVGETWDSTLPANGSVDFGFVASGAASAKPTN